In Pseudomonas frederiksbergensis, the genomic stretch GGCCAAAGAATTCTTAGACGACTAGCATTGCACCGTCCACATCTGATCCCAACTGGTCATGTAACTAGGGCTCAGCAGAGCCCTACGCATGCCCCAGTCCGGCGACAGGGGAACAGCTGCAGTGCGTAAGCAATCATGTCCCCACCGTCTGTTGATCTTGTCCATAACGCTCATGAGCGCGTCAGTGCGCGCCGGTTGACTCGGCGTGAACAGATCTTGCGTGTACTCACCACGCTTTCGCAGATCCATTAACATGACCTCAGCTTTGCTGTACGCAAAGCCCGGCCTGTAGATGCCTTCCAACGCACGCAGCGCGTGCTTTGTCAGCACGCGCACGTCATCTGTTGGGTAGTCGGGAATGACCGTGGCTGCATTGGCGTACTTCGGACCGTCGCCATGGAACGAGGTCTGTATGCCGATCCGCAGGCCACCGCACAAAGATCGCTGCTTGCGCAGCTTCTCAGCGGCCTTGTGGATATAGGTGGCCAACGCCTGGCCAAGCCCCTCGATTGTGTGGACGCGCTGACCAAACATCTTGCTTGAGCAAATGGTCTGTGTGTCCGGTGGGCTTTGTTCCATGTCGATGCAGGACTCGCCGCGAAGCTCCCTGATCGTTCGTTCCAAGACCACTGAGTATTTGCGGCCCATTGTTCGCGGCTCAGCGTGGGATAGCTCCCACGCTGTTTTAATGCCTTCACCGGCCAGGTTATCGCGCATACGCCTGCCAATGCCCCACACTTCTTCGACAGGCATCCGGCGCAACAACCACTCAACAGCCTCCGGCTTGCGCAGGTCTACAACACCACCGGTTTTCTCACGCCAGATCTTCGAGGCATGTTGTGCTGCCTTGGCGAGGGTTTTGGTGTGGCCGATGCCCACACCGACCGGCAACGCAACCCACTGCAGCACGCGCGCCTGAATAGCTCGGCCCACGTCCACCAATGGTTCGCGCTGGTCCTCTAAGCGTACGAAGGATTCGTCGAAAACAGCTCTGTCGACGGTAGCTGAAATAATGGCGTCCTTGGCTATCACGCGGAATCGGGTGTACTCCTCATAGATTTTGCAGTTCCCGCTCCAGTAGTTGTCCCCTACCATGCCGACCCAGATGTACAAGCAACCTGGTCCGCACGACTGAAAGTTTGGCTGCCCGGAAACGTATTCGATTACACCTACCTTGTAGTCATGCAGGAACTCAACGTTTCCGCCTTGATCCACGACGCGCTCACATGTTTTGTAATTGGCAACATGGGCGTTTTTCGTCACGTTCTCAAAAACTTCGGTAGAGGTGCAGTCCGCGAAGTTCTGCTTAAACCCATCCATGAAGTCAGGGGAACGAACTTGATCAGCCTGATTGAGCATAGGGTCGTTGGAGAGATCTACCGACATGCGGTTGCCGCTGTCGATCAGGGTTCGGTATGCCTCTCCCTCAGAGGACGATTCCGATTGAAGACGGGTGTTTGCTCGCAACCCGAGATCGATCGTCTTCACATCGTCGCCGTAGACGTTCTCGAGCGAGGCAGTGTCTCCAGTTTCAGGGAACAGGTCCTGAAGCGTGACCGAGGCGTCCCCGCCATCGAACACCTGAAGTACCTGCTGGCCTACAGATTGCCCGGCCGAAGATCCAGCGGTCACAGCGTCGGCCTAGGCGTTGAAGGTCATGCTGTTGAGATACAGGCCGATCACGGTCACGTTGACCAGCCGTCTCAGGGTTGTTTTGAGTGGTTGTCGCATCGATCGCATGTCCAAAAATGGGGATGCTTCGATGCTATGGGAAGGGTGAGAAATGATGGCGCGGTTTCAGGCAACAAAATCGCCTGAAAAAGCAAAGCCCCGGCTGGTGGGGTCACCGGCCGGGGCTCGCTGTGTTTTTGATCATGCCTCAGGCACTACTAAGACCTGGCCTGTTGGCGCTGATTGAAAACTGACCAATGGGTCATTTTTAGGTCAGCGGCAGCACCCTTTGGTTACCCAAGCCTTCAGACCTGCTGCCGGGTGGGCGATTCCCCCCTCTCCTCTCCCTACCTCACCTGGTCCAGATACTCATGCTCTCGCCGGTCTGCCTCCTCTGCTTCCTGGAAGGGTCATTCTGCTCGATAGCAACTGTGGGCTATGGTGTGGGACGTAATATTTCGGTTTTCTGGAATTCCTTATAGATTTTGGCCTATAGCCGTTTTGTATGGGGATATCTTATCCTCCTACATTGCGGCGAGATCTGGCGCGATTTCAGTATCAGCGCCTGCGAACAAACGAGCCGCGAGGAATCCGTAGTGAAAAACCATGATTCGAATGAGCACGCTCAAAACGAGCCTATTTCAGGTGAGATTTACCACGTCACGCCAACCCATAATCTTGACTCCATCTTCCGTGACGGTTTACGGCCGCAGATTGGACCTCGCTCCGCTCTACTCGGTGAGGCCAAGGAAATGGTCTATTTCTTTGGGTCGATGCTGGCAGTTGAAGACGCACTCAGTAACTGGCTGGGTGAAGCGCTCGATGACGAGCCTGGAGCGATTTCCGTTCTCGCCGTCGATCGCTCCGGTTTACACCTCGTTTCAGATGGTGGGTACGAGCTTGCGTGCCCTCACCTCATTCGGCCGGAGAACATTTCTCTCGCTTTTCAGGATGACGTGCCGGCAGATGAAAAGAGCGGCCCGGAGACCGGGGGTACCTCATGAGCAAACTAACCCCTAAGTTCGTCAAGGATGTCGACCAGCCCGGCTCCTACCAGGACGGCCGAGGGTTGATTCTTCGTGTAT encodes the following:
- a CDS encoding Y-family DNA polymerase, which produces MTAGSSAGQSVGQQVLQVFDGGDASVTLQDLFPETGDTASLENVYGDDVKTIDLGLRANTRLQSESSSEGEAYRTLIDSGNRMSVDLSNDPMLNQADQVRSPDFMDGFKQNFADCTSTEVFENVTKNAHVANYKTCERVVDQGGNVEFLHDYKVGVIEYVSGQPNFQSCGPGCLYIWVGMVGDNYWSGNCKIYEEYTRFRVIAKDAIISATVDRAVFDESFVRLEDQREPLVDVGRAIQARVLQWVALPVGVGIGHTKTLAKAAQHASKIWREKTGGVVDLRKPEAVEWLLRRMPVEEVWGIGRRMRDNLAGEGIKTAWELSHAEPRTMGRKYSVVLERTIRELRGESCIDMEQSPPDTQTICSSKMFGQRVHTIEGLGQALATYIHKAAEKLRKQRSLCGGLRIGIQTSFHGDGPKYANAATVIPDYPTDDVRVLTKHALRALEGIYRPGFAYSKAEVMLMDLRKRGEYTQDLFTPSQPARTDALMSVMDKINRRWGHDCLRTAAVPLSPDWGMRRALLSPSYMTSWDQMWTVQC